The genomic window CAACCAGGCCCACCAGTTCGTCTACGTGCCGGTCACCGTTGCCCGCGCGCCGATCACCCTGTCGGTCTCCCTCGAGGGCTCGTCCACGCCCGGCGACATCACCCGGGTCGTCGACGACCCGCGCCTGTCCACGGTGCGCCAGGGCATCTCCGACCTGCTGGAGACGGCCGTCGGCGAGGACACCCACGTGCCGGCGCGCGTGGAATTCACGATGGACCAGGTCCACAGCGAGTCGCAGATGAACCTCTTCGTGGGCGCGGACGTCTCCTACGGCGCGGGCTCGTTGAGCACGGCCTTCAACTGGGACGAGGGCTCGACCACCAACAAGATCATGGCCAAGTACATGCAGATCTACTACACGATCGACATGGACACGCCGGCCAGCCCGTCGGCGCTGTTCGCCCCGACGGCGACCGCCGCCGAGATCGCCGCCGCCCTGCCGCCCGGCTCGATGCCCATGTACGTCTCGAGCGTGAGCTACGGCATGATGGCCCTGACCTGCATCGAGACGGAGTTCTCCGAGGAGCAGATGGGGCTGGCGCTGAACGCCGCCTACAACGGCACCGTCGACGTGGAACTGGAATTCGGCTACACGGCGCGCGAGGTGCTGCAGAGCGCCTCGATCAAGACCATCGTCTACGGCGGCTCCACCCAGGGTCTGGACGACATCGAGCTGGGCTTCGAGGGATTCATGCAGGTCATCGCGGCGAGCACGGACTTCACGCCGGAATCTCCGGGCGTGCCCCTGGTCTACCGCTTCCGCCACGTCGCCGACAACACGCTGGCCCTGGTGACCCTCACCTCGCAGTACACGCTGGTGCGGCCCCTGCAGATCGAGCAGTTGGTCCGGGTTCAAGTCAACCAGTTCGTCTGCCTGATGGCCGACGACGAAGGCACCGACAACGCCGTGGACATGGACCGGTTCTACGTGTGGGCCAACGCCTTCGACTGCCTGAATGGGGCGGATCCCGGGACCCAGTGCAACCCCGTGAACCAGCAGGTCTACGGCCTGGCCCTCGGCGACTGGGTCGAGATGGGCGACGGCCACCCCGTCATCCACGACGCCGGCGGCGCCTCGGTCATCATCGCCTTCGACACCGAGAGCTTCAACTTCGGCTACGCCAAGCTCAACCTGCACTCCTACGTCCGGGACTAC from bacterium includes these protein-coding regions:
- a CDS encoding thiol-activated cytolysin family protein; this encodes NQAHQFVYVPVTVARAPITLSVSLEGSSTPGDITRVVDDPRLSTVRQGISDLLETAVGEDTHVPARVEFTMDQVHSESQMNLFVGADVSYGAGSLSTAFNWDEGSTTNKIMAKYMQIYYTIDMDTPASPSALFAPTATAAEIAAALPPGSMPMYVSSVSYGMMALTCIETEFSEEQMGLALNAAYNGTVDVELEFGYTAREVLQSASIKTIVYGGSTQGLDDIELGFEGFMQVIAASTDFTPESPGVPLVYRFRHVADNTLALVTLTSQYTLVRPLQIEQLVRVQVNQFVCLMADDEGTDNAVDMDRFYVWANAFDCLNGADPGTQCNPVNQQVYGLALGDWVEMGDGHPVIHDAGGASVIIAFDTESFNFGYAKLNLHSYVRDYDPASTNEEATGYLNLVGDTMWGEKSIMLYSSDFTFRVDLLISPAN